A single window of Shewanella sp. Choline-02u-19 DNA harbors:
- the erpA gene encoding iron-sulfur cluster insertion protein ErpA produces MTEQAEDALPIRFTDAAASKVKTLLDEEENDALKLRVYVTGGGCSGFQYGFTFDEKVNEGDFTVEKQGVQLVVDPMSLQYLVGGEVDYTTGLEGSRFFVKNPNATTTCGCGASFSV; encoded by the coding sequence ATGACTGAACAAGCTGAAGATGCTCTGCCAATCCGCTTTACTGATGCGGCAGCGTCAAAAGTAAAAACCTTGCTTGATGAAGAAGAAAATGACGCACTTAAACTACGTGTATACGTAACAGGTGGCGGTTGCTCTGGTTTCCAATACGGCTTTACTTTTGATGAAAAAGTAAACGAGGGTGACTTTACTGTAGAGAAGCAGGGTGTTCAGTTAGTTGTTGACCCTATGAGCCTACAATACCTTGTTGGTGGTGAAGTGGATTACACTACAGGCCTAGAAGGTTCACGCTTTTTCGTGAAAAACCCGAATGCAACGACAACCTGTGGTTGTGGTGCTAGCTTCTCAGTGTAA
- a CDS encoding DUF6776 family protein: MANYHRWIDRLQVIERQFRTSSVYLSLLVVSSLVLGALCFDVGSSYFAVKVEQPADRTEALSAQLHAQAKTLAARNIELALARETNANMHTMFVEQEGKQQSLARELAFYRSVMAPENSADGVSINGLEVSAELIPGQYRLKLVLTQLEKRKRSVSGRSEVTFIGFEDGKPKSIKLSELSDASFKFKFRYFQVLETEFTLPDGFILSRVKAKVTVPASRWAKGSQTEQEYSSQELRVTENEQSIVLEQNGQVLDNSAQQLDVRGNND, encoded by the coding sequence ATGGCAAATTATCATCGTTGGATCGATCGCTTGCAAGTGATTGAACGACAATTTCGTACCTCAAGCGTATATTTATCTTTGTTGGTAGTGTCTTCATTAGTATTAGGGGCACTGTGCTTTGATGTTGGCTCGAGCTATTTTGCAGTGAAAGTAGAGCAACCAGCTGATCGAACTGAGGCGCTTTCAGCGCAGCTACATGCGCAAGCAAAGACCCTCGCCGCACGCAATATTGAATTAGCATTAGCGCGAGAGACTAATGCCAATATGCACACTATGTTTGTTGAGCAAGAGGGTAAGCAGCAGTCGTTAGCGCGAGAATTGGCTTTTTATCGCAGTGTAATGGCACCGGAAAACAGCGCCGATGGCGTTTCGATTAATGGCTTAGAGGTATCTGCAGAGCTTATACCCGGTCAATATAGGCTTAAGTTAGTGCTCACTCAACTCGAAAAGCGCAAACGTTCAGTGTCAGGGCGAAGTGAAGTGACATTCATCGGATTTGAAGACGGTAAACCTAAGTCAATTAAGTTATCTGAGCTAAGTGATGCATCTTTTAAATTTAAGTTTAGGTATTTTCAGGTGTTAGAGACAGAATTCACTTTGCCAGATGGTTTTATCTTGTCTAGAGTGAAGGCCAAAGTTACCGTGCCAGCGAGTCGCTGGGCTAAAGGTTCACAAACTGAACAAGAATACAGTTCACAAGAATTACGAGTCACTGAAAATGAGCAGAGCATAGTACTTGAACAAAACGGTCAGGTATTAGATAATTCTGCACAGCAATTAGATGTAAGAGGTAATAATGACTGA